In Microbacterium sp. SLBN-146, one genomic interval encodes:
- a CDS encoding triacylglycerol lipase has product MIGLLRRLGWWARDYAYAAVWQVRAFFDRTDAESFRSGGRTPVVVLPGVYETWKFLQPLVTAMYDRGHPVHVIALLHRNDRPVAELASAVEAYLEAEELADVVLLAHSKGGLVGKRVMVGPSARRVRGMVAVATPFGGSRYARLMVAPTLRVFSPRDATIVALARELDVNERITSIFAAFDPHIPEGSELAGAKNVRLETGGHFRILADPRVIAEVVAMSETDAVG; this is encoded by the coding sequence ATGATCGGGCTCCTGCGCAGGCTCGGATGGTGGGCGCGCGACTACGCCTACGCGGCCGTGTGGCAGGTCCGCGCCTTCTTCGACCGTACGGATGCGGAGTCGTTCCGCTCCGGCGGGCGCACACCGGTCGTCGTCCTGCCGGGCGTCTACGAGACATGGAAGTTCCTGCAGCCTCTCGTGACGGCGATGTACGATCGCGGTCATCCCGTCCACGTCATCGCGCTCCTCCACCGCAATGACCGTCCCGTGGCCGAGCTGGCATCCGCGGTCGAGGCGTATCTCGAGGCGGAAGAACTCGCGGATGTCGTCCTCCTCGCTCACAGCAAGGGCGGTCTCGTGGGCAAGCGAGTCATGGTCGGGCCCTCCGCCCGACGTGTGCGCGGCATGGTCGCCGTCGCGACGCCCTTCGGCGGTTCCCGCTACGCACGGCTCATGGTGGCGCCGACGTTGCGAGTCTTCTCGCCCCGCGATGCGACGATCGTGGCCCTCGCTCGTGAGCTCGACGTCAACGAGCGGATCACGTCGATCTTCGCCGCATTCGACCCGCACATCCCCGAAGGCAGCGAGCTCGCGGGGGCGAAGAACGTGCGCCTCGAGACGGGCGGGCACTTCCGGATCCTCGCCGACCCTCGCGTGATCGCGGAGGTCGTGGCCATGTCAGAAACGGATGCCGTCGGCTGA
- a CDS encoding DUF1990 family protein — MVSSFSVVTRAGVPVEELFDVSLSIGEHVSSMAHTGEAAVGGVTSGTIGLGETVTWRARHFGIRFTMSSRITSLDRPHRFVDEQVRGPFRSFHHEHAFARDGDASVMTDTLTIGSPILGRVAERAILVPYLRRLIRRRNQHLLASLGFLPRTDPRLEVWPAAESAPFRRTEVTTRLGRGQDLWERASRDVVRWKVKTESGFTVDDPRRVTPGVHVTVTARVAGIMVREPVEVAEVVDTGSRVGFSYRTLPGHPVSGEEAFIVHRDGDDVFLTIRSLTAPASSGPWRVLHPALRVAQVVARRRYLRALR; from the coding sequence GTGGTCAGTTCGTTCAGCGTTGTGACGCGGGCGGGTGTGCCCGTGGAGGAGCTGTTCGATGTGTCGCTGAGCATCGGTGAGCACGTGTCGTCGATGGCCCATACGGGTGAAGCGGCCGTCGGGGGAGTCACGAGCGGGACGATCGGGCTCGGCGAGACGGTCACGTGGCGCGCCCGGCACTTCGGCATCCGCTTCACGATGTCGTCGCGGATCACGAGCCTCGACCGACCCCATCGATTCGTGGACGAGCAGGTGCGCGGACCCTTCCGATCGTTCCACCACGAGCACGCCTTCGCGCGTGACGGCGACGCGAGTGTCATGACCGACACGCTGACGATCGGGTCGCCGATCCTCGGTCGCGTTGCAGAGCGTGCCATCCTCGTGCCGTACCTGCGGCGCCTGATCCGTCGCCGCAATCAGCACCTCCTCGCGTCGCTCGGCTTCCTCCCCCGCACGGATCCGCGGCTCGAGGTCTGGCCCGCGGCGGAGAGCGCCCCATTCCGTCGGACCGAGGTGACAACGCGCCTCGGTCGCGGCCAGGACCTCTGGGAGCGGGCGTCGCGGGACGTCGTGCGCTGGAAGGTGAAGACCGAGAGCGGGTTCACCGTCGACGACCCCCGGCGGGTGACTCCCGGGGTCCATGTCACTGTCACGGCACGTGTGGCGGGGATCATGGTTCGCGAACCGGTCGAGGTGGCGGAGGTCGTCGACACCGGCTCGCGCGTCGGCTTCTCGTACCGCACGCTCCCCGGGCATCCTGTCTCGGGCGAAGAGGCGTTCATCGTGCACCGCGACGGGGACGACGTGTTCCTCACGATCCGGTCGCTCACAGCGCCGGCGAGCAGCGGCCCGTGGCGCGTGCTCCATCCCGCGTTGCGAGTCGCACAGGTCGTCGCGCGTCGGCGTTACCTTCGCGCGTTGCGCTGA
- a CDS encoding ester cyclase yields the protein MEPWELREWYVEFLDACNRHDLDAIRAFLDPDVRRAHLPRGADAWIDDLADLFAAFPDWRWRRIQLVVEDDRVAAHARGSGAQSGAYRGIPPTRRHVNVAEFAMYRIVEGRIVEVSGSDPSFEVRAQLGTTLG from the coding sequence GTGGAACCGTGGGAGCTGCGCGAGTGGTACGTCGAATTTCTCGACGCGTGCAATCGACACGACCTCGATGCGATCCGAGCCTTCCTCGATCCGGATGTGCGCCGCGCGCATCTGCCGCGTGGCGCGGATGCCTGGATCGACGACCTCGCCGACCTCTTCGCGGCATTTCCCGATTGGCGGTGGCGCCGTATCCAGCTCGTCGTGGAGGACGATCGTGTCGCCGCGCACGCCCGGGGGAGTGGTGCCCAGTCGGGCGCTTATCGCGGCATCCCACCGACACGGCGTCACGTGAACGTCGCGGAATTCGCGATGTATCGCATCGTGGAGGGGCGGATCGTCGAGGTGTCGGGATCCGATCCGAGCTTCGAGGTGCGGGCGCAGCTCGGGACCACACTCGGCTAG
- a CDS encoding universal stress protein, producing the protein MNDTQNSRPIVVGVDGSSSSIAALKKAAELANSTDAPIVAVTAWQFPITYDATLPPSVWSPENDAHETLRTAVDIAFDGAPPAGLTTRAIAGPAAAVLVKASEDASMLVVGSRGRGGFVGLLLGSVSTACAQHAHCPVLIMHPPRREADAADRRDTQSHATV; encoded by the coding sequence GTGAACGACACGCAGAACTCCCGCCCCATCGTCGTCGGAGTCGACGGCTCGTCGTCGTCGATCGCCGCTCTCAAGAAGGCCGCTGAACTCGCGAACTCCACCGACGCCCCCATCGTCGCGGTGACGGCGTGGCAATTCCCGATCACCTACGACGCGACTCTTCCGCCGAGCGTCTGGTCGCCCGAGAACGACGCGCACGAGACCCTCCGCACCGCCGTCGACATCGCGTTCGACGGAGCACCGCCGGCCGGGCTGACCACGCGAGCCATCGCGGGGCCCGCCGCAGCCGTGCTGGTGAAGGCGAGCGAGGATGCCTCCATGCTCGTCGTCGGGAGCCGCGGACGCGGCGGGTTCGTCGGACTGCTCCTCGGCTCCGTCAGCACCGCGTGCGCGCAGCACGCGCACTGCCCCGTCCTCATCATGCATCCCCCACGTCGTGAAGCGGATGCCGCGGACCGGCGCGACACGCAGAGTCACGCCACCGTGTGA
- the glsA gene encoding glutaminase A, with amino-acid sequence MSRSPDPRSYDLDELRRRVLAEEGGGTVDDSIPQLASADPDLCGIAIVTPEGDIRSSASADVAFSIQSAVKPFLFALALMDTDGEALGRIGIEPTGEAFDAIKLESGTGRPPNPMVNAGALLTAALVDGDDPEARSERILRGLSAFAGRRLEVDEDIARNEHLLGDRNHALAHLMRAEDTLQISADDAVEVYARACAVLVDVEALAIMGATLACGGINPVTGERVVSDVVARDVVSVMATCGVYDGSGRWMRSVGVPAKSSVSGAIVLCVPHRLGAAVVSPPLDEQGTSVRGSRVSGILSEDLDLHVFGRHRDA; translated from the coding sequence ATGAGCCGCTCCCCCGATCCTCGCTCCTACGATCTCGATGAGCTGCGGCGCCGCGTCCTCGCCGAGGAGGGCGGCGGGACGGTGGACGACAGCATCCCGCAACTCGCCTCCGCCGACCCCGACCTGTGCGGCATCGCGATCGTGACGCCTGAGGGCGACATCCGCTCCAGCGCGAGCGCCGACGTCGCGTTCAGCATCCAGTCCGCCGTGAAGCCGTTCCTGTTCGCGCTTGCGCTCATGGACACGGATGGCGAAGCCCTCGGGCGCATCGGCATCGAGCCGACCGGCGAAGCGTTCGACGCGATCAAGCTCGAGAGCGGCACCGGACGCCCGCCGAACCCCATGGTCAACGCGGGCGCGCTTCTCACCGCCGCACTCGTCGATGGCGACGACCCCGAAGCGCGGAGCGAGCGGATCCTGCGGGGGCTCTCCGCGTTCGCGGGCCGACGCCTCGAAGTGGACGAGGACATCGCCCGTAACGAGCACCTCCTCGGCGACCGCAATCACGCGCTCGCGCACCTCATGCGCGCCGAGGACACGCTGCAGATCAGCGCTGACGATGCCGTCGAGGTGTACGCGCGAGCGTGCGCGGTGCTCGTCGATGTCGAAGCTCTCGCCATCATGGGCGCGACGCTCGCGTGCGGCGGGATCAATCCCGTGACGGGCGAGCGCGTCGTGTCCGACGTCGTCGCGCGCGACGTCGTGTCGGTCATGGCGACGTGCGGTGTGTACGACGGTTCGGGGCGTTGGATGCGCAGCGTCGGCGTCCCCGCGAAGTCCAGCGTGTCCGGGGCGATCGTCCTCTGCGTGCCCCACCGCCTCGGAGCCGCTGTCGTCAGTCCCCCGCTCGACGAGCAGGGCACCAGTGTCCGAGGGAGCAGAGTCAGCGGCATCCTGAGCGAAGACCTCGATCTGCACGTCTTCGGCCGGCACCGCGACGCCTAG
- a CDS encoding Type 1 glutamine amidotransferase-like domain-containing protein: protein MSIHLIGGGRDAARCGAVLSRFVDEARDAAGSSDPVIALLLVLEPDDDESVDRFHSVLLAAGAPAGGIRVSVIAEGGRFEPGVVDGAHGIFVGGGLTPAYHDAIMGIASAIRALVSSGTPYAGFSAGAAIAASRAVVGGYLRRGTAVAPEDVGEELDEIEVRDGLGLVPVSVDVHAAQWGTLTRLIAAVTDDLTPRGVAIDEYTAVIFDEGGSESAAVLGDGHVWSVERAPSGAVVSLLAATTAR, encoded by the coding sequence ATGAGCATTCACCTCATCGGGGGAGGCCGCGATGCCGCGCGGTGCGGAGCGGTCCTCTCGCGATTCGTCGACGAAGCGAGGGATGCCGCCGGCTCGAGCGATCCCGTCATCGCTCTGCTCCTCGTGCTCGAGCCCGACGATGACGAGAGCGTCGACCGGTTCCACTCGGTCCTCCTCGCTGCTGGGGCGCCGGCAGGCGGCATCCGGGTCTCGGTGATCGCTGAGGGCGGCCGTTTCGAACCCGGTGTCGTCGACGGAGCGCACGGCATCTTCGTCGGCGGCGGCCTCACACCCGCCTACCACGACGCCATCATGGGGATCGCGAGCGCGATCAGGGCCTTGGTCTCGTCGGGGACTCCGTACGCGGGCTTCTCGGCAGGCGCGGCGATCGCGGCATCCCGTGCCGTCGTCGGGGGATACCTGCGGCGAGGCACGGCCGTGGCCCCCGAAGACGTCGGCGAAGAGCTCGACGAGATCGAGGTGCGTGACGGGCTCGGCCTCGTGCCCGTGAGCGTCGACGTGCACGCCGCCCAGTGGGGAACGCTGACACGGCTGATCGCCGCGGTCACGGACGACCTCACACCGCGCGGCGTCGCGATCGACGAGTACACGGCCGTCATCTTCGACGAAGGCGGGTCGGAAAGCGCAGCGGTTCTCGGCGACGGTCACGTGTGGAGCGTCGAGCGCGCACCGTCGGGCGCCGTGGTGTCGCTTCTCGCGGCGACGACAGCGCGCTGA
- a CDS encoding AI-2E family transporter, with protein sequence MKLQHPFRTALIATLGVGVGLLLIGGVQTLSTILLYVGTALFLSLGLDPVISWLQRRRLPRWAAVLIVLLGLLVLLAGVMLLIVPIIVQQITQLVAAITKVAESGTFLQDVEDWVTSVFPGLDIAAVTGFVQDWLESLDYASIGGGLIAVGATVLGGLAGTFIVIILTIYFTAAVPALKKAVYQMVAASKRTRFIELSEQITDSVGYFVMGQVSLGVINGILSAIFLSIIGAPFPAVLAVVAFLFSIIPLVGTLTGSTLIVLTCFLPGLGSPTTGIIAAIYYLVYMQVEAYVISPRIMNRAVSVPGAIVVIAALAGGSLLGILGALVAIPIAASILIIYRQVLIPRQNER encoded by the coding sequence ATGAAGCTTCAGCACCCGTTTCGCACCGCGCTGATCGCCACGCTGGGCGTGGGTGTGGGTCTGTTGCTGATCGGAGGCGTCCAGACGCTGTCGACGATCCTCCTCTACGTCGGCACGGCGCTCTTCCTCTCCCTCGGCCTCGATCCCGTGATCTCGTGGCTCCAGCGGCGGCGGCTTCCGCGCTGGGCGGCGGTGCTCATCGTCCTCCTCGGCCTGCTCGTCCTGCTCGCAGGCGTGATGCTCCTCATCGTGCCGATCATCGTCCAGCAGATCACGCAGCTCGTGGCCGCGATCACGAAGGTGGCCGAGTCAGGGACCTTCCTGCAGGACGTCGAGGACTGGGTGACATCGGTCTTCCCCGGCCTCGACATCGCCGCGGTCACGGGATTCGTGCAGGACTGGCTCGAGAGTCTCGACTACGCCTCCATCGGCGGTGGGCTGATCGCGGTAGGAGCGACCGTCCTCGGCGGATTGGCGGGAACATTCATCGTCATCATCCTCACGATCTACTTCACCGCGGCGGTGCCGGCCTTGAAGAAGGCCGTCTACCAGATGGTCGCCGCATCCAAGCGAACCCGCTTCATCGAACTCAGCGAGCAGATCACCGACTCCGTCGGCTACTTCGTCATGGGTCAGGTGAGCCTCGGCGTCATCAACGGCATCCTGAGCGCCATCTTCCTCTCGATCATCGGGGCACCTTTCCCCGCCGTGCTCGCCGTCGTGGCGTTCCTCTTCTCGATCATCCCTCTCGTCGGCACGCTGACAGGATCGACGCTCATCGTGCTGACGTGCTTCCTGCCGGGACTCGGATCGCCGACGACGGGCATCATCGCCGCGATCTACTACCTCGTCTACATGCAGGTCGAGGCGTACGTCATCTCGCCGCGCATCATGAACCGCGCCGTCTCGGTTCCGGGGGCGATCGTCGTGATCGCGGCGCTCGCGGGAGGCTCGCTCCTCGGCATCCTCGGCGCCCTCGTCGCGATCCCCATCGCCGCCAGCATCCTGATCATCTACCGCCAGGTGCTCATCCCGCGCCAGAACGAGCGCTGA